The Benincasa hispida cultivar B227 chromosome 9, ASM972705v1, whole genome shotgun sequence genome has a segment encoding these proteins:
- the LOC120087018 gene encoding protein SPA, chloroplastic, whose amino-acid sequence MTVAPSVSRLHSPFLYCPLKPTSSTSLSVTFSRNQRSPATYPRIRAIDLDQNTVVALSVGLVSVAVGIGIPVFYETQIDNAAKRENTQPCFPCSGSGAQRCRFCMGTGNVTVELGGDEKEVSRCINCDGAGTLTCTTCQGSGIQPRYLDRREFKDDD is encoded by the exons ATGACAGTAGCACCTTCGGTTTCCCGCCTCCACTCTCCATTTCTGTATTGTCCTCTCAAGCCAACTTCATCTACCTCTCTATCTGTCACATTCTCTAGAAATCAACGATCACCAGCAACATATCCACGCATCAGAGCAATAGATCTTGATCAAAACACG GTGGTGGCACTTTCAGTTGGGCTGGTGAGTGTTGCAGTTGGAATAGGCATTCCAGTCTTCTACGAAACCCAAATTGATAATGCT GCAAAGCGTGAAAATACTCAGCCCTGCTTTCCCTGCAGTGGTTCGGGAGCAC AGAGATGCAGATTTTGCATGGGAACTGGCAATGTGACTGTAGAACTTGGTGGAGATGAAAAAGAAGTCTCCCGGTGTATTAACTGTGATGGTGCTGGCACATTGACATGCACAACATGTCAGGGCTCTGGAATTCAACCTCGATACCTAGATCGCAG AGAATTCAAAGATGATGATTGA
- the LOC120086096 gene encoding endoglucanase 10-like, with protein MGEKSRSRGCCGWFLVLVILGLIAGAIVFAVKKKSSHSDDDPAPVPGPPGAIEKKYSDALKMAMRFFDVQKSGKLVDNKISWRGDSGLKDGSEANLDLSKGMYDAGDHMKFGFPMAFTATVLSWAILEYGDQMDAVGQLDPAKDSLKWITDYLINAHPAENVLYIQVGDPKVDHACWDRPETMAEKRPLVQINASVPGTDVAAETAAAMASASLVYKKSDPSYSNKLLKHAEELFSFADGNRGLYSINIPEVQTYYNSSGYGDELLWAASWLYHATEDEAYLDYVAGSNGKLYAKWGSPTWFSWDDKHAATQVLLSRLNFFGSEGISKSVQVYKKTAEAVMCGLIPESPTATSSRTDNGLIWVSEWNSLQHPVSSAFLASLYGDYMLTSRTAKLSCSGDSYTPADLRKFAKSQADYVLGNNPLKMSYLVGYGDKFPQYVHHRGASIPADAKTKCNDGFKWLDSTEPNPNIAYGALVGGPFLNDTYIDSRNNSMQGEPSTYNSALVVGLLSSLVTTSSAVQSFT; from the exons ATGGGAGAGAAATCGAGGTCTAGAGGGTGTTGTGGATGGTTTCTGGTCTTGGTGATTCTTGGTTTGATAGCTGGTGCTATAGTATTCGCAGTTAAGAAGAAATCGAGTCACTCTGATGATGACCCTGCTCCAGTTCCTGGACCTCCTGGTGCAATCGAGAAGAAATATTCCGATGCTCTCAAGATGGCCATGAGGTTTTTCGATGTGCAGAAGT CTGGGAAGTTGGTAGATAACAAAATATCTTGGAGAGGGGATTCGGGGTTGAAAGATGGAAGTGAAGCGAACTTGGATCTGTCTAAGGGAATGTATGATGCTGGGGATCATATGAAGTTTGGTTTCCCAATGGCTTTTACTGCCACAGTGTTATCTTGGGCCATTCTGGAGTATGGAGACCAGATGGATGCAGTTGGTCAATTGGATCCTGCCAAAGATTCTCTCAAGTGGATTACCGACTATCTTATCAATGCTCATCCTGCAGAAAATGTGCTTTACATTCAG GTTGGAGATCCTAAGGTAGACCATGCCTGTTGGGATAGGCCTGAAACCATGGCAGAGAAGAGGCCACTTGTACAGATCAATGCCTCTGTTCCAGGAACAGATGTAGCAGCCGAAACTGCTGCAGCTATGGCTTCTGCATCTCTTGTGTACAAGAAATCTGATCCCTCCTATTCAAACAAGCTTCTTAAACATGCTGAAGAATTGTTTTCTTTTGCTGATGGAAATCGAGGTTTATACAGTATCAATATTCCTGAAGTCCAAACCTACTACAATTCATCAGGATATGGAGATGAGCTTCTATGGGCTGCGAGCTGGCTGTACCATGCAACAGAGGATGAAGCCTACCTTGATTATGTGGCTGGAAGCAATGGGAAACTATATGCGAAATGGGGAAGTCCTACCTGGTTTAGTTGGGATGACAAGCATGCAGCAACCCAA GTTTTACTGTCTCGGTTAAACTTCTTTGGCTCCGAAGGTATTTCGAAGTCAGTTCAAGTGTACAAGAAAACAGCTGAAGCTGTCATGTGTGGTCTAATCCCAGAGTCTCCAACAGCTACAAGTAGCAGAACAGACA ATGGTCTCATATGGGTCAGCGAATGGAACTCTCTGCAGCATCCTGTGTCTTCAGCATTCTTAGCTTCTCTTTACGGCGATTACATGCTTACCTCCAGAACTGCAAAATTGTCTTGCAGTGGAGACTCCTACACACCAGCAGACCTAAGAAAATTTGCCAAATCTCAG GCTGATTATGTGTTGGGCAACAATCCTTTGAAAATGAGCTATCTCGTGGGATATGGTGACAAATTCCCACAATATGTCCACCACAGAGGTGCATCGATCCCAGCTGATGCCAAAACCAAGTGTAATGATGGCTTTAAGTGGCTCGACTCCACcgaacccaacccaaatatagCTTATGGAGCTCTTGTTGGCGGTCCTTTCCTCAATGACACCTATATAGACTCACGAAACAATTCAATGCAAGGGGAACCAAGCACATATAACAGCGCTCTTGTTGTCGGCCTGCTATCGAGTTTAGTTACCACCTCCTCAGCAGTGCAGTCTTTCACCTAA
- the LOC120086097 gene encoding cytokinin riboside 5'-monophosphate phosphoribohydrolase LOG7-like, whose product METQLFQTNTNSRFKRICVFCGSSPGKNPCYQLAALQLAQQLVERNIDLVYGGGSIGLMGLVSQAVHDGGCHVLGVIPKTLMLRELTGETVGEVKPVSSMHQRKAEMAKQADAFIALPGGYGTLEELLEVIAWAQLGIHEKPVGLLNVDGYYNALLSFIDKAVAEGFITPAARNIIVSAQTAQELMFKLEDYKPKHCGVEGWV is encoded by the exons ATGGAAACTCAACTCTTTCAAACGAACACCAACTCCAGATTTAAACGAATTTGTGTCTTCTGCGGCAGCAGCCCCGGCAAGAACCCTTGCTATCAACTTGCTGCTCTTCAACTAGCCCAACAACTC GTGGAAAGGAACATCGACTTGGTTTATGGAGGAGGGAGCATCGGCCTTATGGGTTTAGTCTCTCAAGCCGTCCATGATGGTGGTTGCCACGTCTTAGG TGTGATTCCAAAGACACTCATGTTAAGAGAG CTGACCGGAGAAACGGTGGGAGAAGTAAAGCCTGTATCCAGCATGCACCAACGTAAAGCTGAAATGGCCAAACAAGCTGACGCATTCATTGCCTTACCAG GTGGGTATGGCACTCTAGAGGAGCTACTGGAAGTAATCGCTTGGGCTCAACTTGGAATCCACGAAAAACCC GTGGGGCTGTTGAACGTTGACGGCTATTACAACGCCCTTCTCTCTTTCATAGACAAAGCAGTGGCTGAAGGTTTTATTACACCAGCTGCCCGTAACATTATTGTTTCTGCCCAGACTGCCCAAGAACTCATGTTCAAGCTTGAG GATTACAAGCCCAAGCACTGTGGAGTTGAAGGCTGGGTATGA